The proteins below are encoded in one region of Aquisphaera giovannonii:
- a CDS encoding SpoIIE family protein phosphatase: MSQPQMLKPSLELVTSSGRRTYEIAGADFHVGRLANLDLFLDNPHVSRPHARIQRREDGSYEIVDLRSQNGTHLNGKKIVPYEPRRLRDGDHIRIVPFDLYFRHPGPIIQEPKDDHTTVLRSLADLSSERLVTRSSHPAAAFRAVLEVVRSLSGGGDLGEVLSRAVDGLMRVFPQAERGFIVLAKDDGSVPLAAFRNKQADSSVPTLSRTIRARVLRDGQAVLIKDIAIEGDGEGSLQSTIRSAICVPLQSHDGRRIGMVQLDRLAEHDDFQESDLDLLAALGVPIGVAVENDQLLKERASWTAAREIQRALLPQARPAIPGYTFWECYRPAEDVGGDLYDYIPVEGDAEAAGEGRDAPVAEPPGPGRWAVTLGDVAGKGMPAALIMAGISPEVRHLVRAGVPVDDALSRVNRHFYDHGVQGRFVTLLIGTIAPDRHDLTLAVAGHPHALLRRSDGTYEDLAAAGAGPPLGVFPEPVYRAQAFTLERGDVVVFYSDGVVDAMDHANERFGTERLESALIASPPGVAAVGESILAAVRDHFAGRSQFDDITIVCFGRD, translated from the coding sequence ATGAGCCAACCGCAGATGCTGAAGCCGAGCCTCGAGCTGGTGACCTCCTCGGGCCGGCGGACCTACGAGATCGCCGGCGCCGACTTCCACGTCGGCCGGCTCGCCAACCTCGACCTCTTCCTGGACAACCCGCACGTCTCCCGCCCGCACGCGCGGATCCAGCGGCGGGAGGACGGGTCGTACGAGATCGTCGACCTCAGGAGCCAGAACGGGACGCACCTCAACGGCAAGAAGATCGTGCCCTACGAGCCGAGGCGGCTGCGGGACGGCGACCACATCCGGATCGTCCCGTTCGACCTCTACTTCCGCCACCCCGGGCCGATCATCCAGGAGCCGAAGGACGACCACACCACCGTCCTGCGGTCGCTCGCGGACCTCAGCTCCGAGCGGCTGGTCACGCGGTCGTCCCACCCCGCGGCGGCCTTCCGCGCCGTGCTCGAGGTGGTCCGCTCGCTCTCCGGCGGCGGCGACCTCGGCGAGGTGCTCAGCCGGGCGGTGGACGGCCTGATGCGCGTCTTCCCGCAGGCCGAGCGCGGGTTCATCGTGCTGGCCAAGGACGACGGCTCCGTCCCCCTGGCCGCCTTCCGGAACAAGCAGGCGGACTCCTCCGTCCCGACCCTCAGCCGGACGATCCGCGCGCGGGTGCTCCGCGACGGCCAGGCCGTGCTCATCAAGGACATCGCCATCGAGGGGGACGGCGAGGGGAGCCTGCAGTCGACGATCCGGTCGGCGATCTGCGTCCCCCTGCAGTCGCACGACGGCCGCCGGATCGGCATGGTCCAGCTGGACCGCCTCGCCGAGCACGACGACTTCCAGGAGAGCGACCTGGACCTGCTCGCCGCGCTCGGCGTGCCCATCGGCGTGGCCGTGGAGAACGACCAGCTCCTCAAGGAGCGCGCCTCCTGGACCGCCGCCCGCGAGATCCAGCGGGCCCTGCTGCCGCAGGCCCGCCCCGCGATCCCCGGCTACACGTTCTGGGAATGCTACCGGCCGGCCGAGGACGTCGGCGGCGACCTCTACGACTACATCCCGGTGGAGGGCGACGCCGAGGCCGCGGGCGAGGGGCGCGACGCCCCCGTCGCGGAGCCCCCCGGCCCGGGGCGCTGGGCGGTCACGCTGGGCGACGTCGCGGGCAAGGGGATGCCCGCCGCGCTGATCATGGCGGGGATCAGCCCGGAGGTCCGCCACCTGGTCCGGGCCGGCGTCCCCGTCGACGACGCCCTCTCCCGGGTGAACCGGCACTTCTACGACCACGGCGTGCAGGGGCGGTTCGTCACCCTCCTGATCGGGACGATCGCCCCGGATCGCCACGACCTGACCCTGGCCGTCGCGGGCCACCCCCACGCGCTGCTCCGCCGATCCGACGGGACCTACGAGGACCTGGCCGCGGCCGGCGCGGGCCCGCCCCTGGGCGTCTTCCCCGAGCCCGTGTACCGGGCCCAGGCCTTCACCCTGGAGCGCGGCGACGTCGTCGTCTTCTACTCCGACGGCGTCGTGGACGCGATGGACCACGCCAACGAGCGGTTCGGCACCGAGCGGCTCGAGAGCGCCCTGATCGCGTCGCCGCCGGGCGTCGCCGCCGTGGGCGAGTCCATCCTCGCCGCCGTCCGCGACCACTTCGCCGGCCGGTCCCAGTTCGACGACATCACCATCGTCTGCTTCGGGCGCGATTGA
- a CDS encoding PSD1 and planctomycete cytochrome C domain-containing protein, which translates to MRRSIGVAIVLAGFPVASPAGEPAADEAARLREGRAVLAGSCVSCHNADQKKGKLDLSRLATALAGGESGPAIVPGKSAESLLVEKVEAGEMPPKGRLDPAQARALRAWIDAGASYPAEPLAPPRAGADWWSLRPIRRPGPPMPVAADAGLARNPIDLFLLAELRRKGIDPAPEADRRDLIRRLSFDLIGLPPAPEEVARFVADRDPMAYERLVDRLLASPQYGERWARHWLDVVRFGESEGYETNMPRFNAWPYRDYVIRALNRDTPFPRFVLEHLAGDALGDDPGDASAGGDWLTRAATGFLVGGTHDIVGNQTIEGMKQQRADDLDDIITATSTAFLGLTANCARCHDHKFDPITQRDYYGLQAVFAGVQHASRQVEAPDAAARREAAARIGRELAAIDRRLDEVEPLAMAGEDRDREAAGSDEAPRERRPRSPVRPLRNVERFRPRPARMVRFTVLATNTGSEPCVDEVEVMSAGESPRNVALAAAGGRASASSEYPDAAIHKVPHLNDGLVGNEHSWISREPGRGSFTIEWPRAAVVDRVIWSRDRNGAYADRLATAYRVEVAESPGAWQVVASSADRAPAGDPAAVAAAGQDDAGRARRAELLATQASLRARLAELGPTVSVYAGAFAEPGPTHLLRRGDPMQPGAEVPPSGLAAVRPSLTIPADAPEKGRRLALARWIGDPANPLPARVMVNRLWLHHFGQGIVSTPSDFGFNGGPPSHPELLDWLASRYIDGGWRLKPIHRLIVTSAAYRRSGRADAKALAIDAGNRLLWRMPPRRLEAEPLRDAILACSGRLDPAMGGPGYNIWEKNTNYVAVYRPRATLGADAFRRMIYQFKPRSQEDPTFGAFDCPGAALVTPKRNSSTTALQALNLLNSGFVADQAASFAGRLRREAGESPGAQARRGFLLALGREPSAGELLAAESLVRDHGAAALCRALYNANEFVFVP; encoded by the coding sequence ATGAGAAGATCGATCGGCGTGGCGATCGTCCTGGCGGGCTTCCCCGTCGCGTCCCCGGCCGGCGAGCCCGCCGCGGACGAGGCGGCGCGCCTCCGGGAAGGCCGCGCGGTCCTCGCGGGGTCGTGCGTCTCCTGCCACAACGCGGACCAGAAGAAGGGGAAGCTGGACCTCTCCCGCCTCGCGACGGCCCTCGCCGGGGGCGAGTCCGGCCCGGCGATCGTCCCGGGGAAGTCGGCCGAGAGCCTCCTCGTGGAGAAGGTGGAGGCCGGGGAGATGCCGCCGAAGGGGCGCCTGGATCCCGCCCAGGCGCGGGCCCTCCGCGCCTGGATCGACGCCGGCGCGAGCTACCCCGCCGAGCCCCTGGCCCCGCCCCGCGCCGGGGCCGACTGGTGGTCCCTCCGTCCGATCCGCAGGCCGGGCCCGCCGATGCCCGTGGCGGCCGACGCGGGCCTCGCCCGCAACCCGATCGACCTGTTCCTCCTGGCCGAGCTCCGCCGCAAGGGGATCGACCCGGCGCCGGAGGCCGACCGCCGCGACCTGATCCGCCGCCTCAGCTTCGACCTGATCGGCCTGCCGCCGGCCCCGGAGGAGGTCGCGCGGTTCGTCGCCGACCGCGACCCGATGGCGTACGAACGCCTCGTCGACCGCCTGCTCGCCTCGCCGCAGTACGGCGAGCGGTGGGCGCGGCACTGGCTGGACGTCGTCCGCTTCGGGGAGAGCGAGGGCTACGAGACCAACATGCCGCGGTTCAACGCCTGGCCGTACCGCGACTACGTCATCCGGGCCCTCAATCGCGACACGCCGTTCCCCCGCTTCGTCCTGGAGCACCTGGCTGGCGACGCCCTGGGCGACGACCCGGGGGACGCGTCGGCGGGGGGCGACTGGCTGACGCGGGCCGCGACCGGGTTCCTCGTCGGCGGCACGCACGACATCGTCGGCAACCAGACGATCGAGGGCATGAAGCAGCAGCGGGCCGACGACCTGGACGACATCATCACCGCCACGTCCACGGCCTTCCTCGGCCTGACGGCCAACTGCGCCCGCTGCCACGACCACAAGTTCGACCCGATCACCCAGCGCGACTACTACGGGCTCCAGGCCGTCTTCGCGGGCGTCCAGCACGCCTCGCGCCAGGTCGAGGCCCCGGACGCGGCCGCCCGCCGCGAGGCCGCGGCGCGGATCGGCCGGGAGCTGGCGGCGATCGACCGCCGGCTCGACGAGGTCGAGCCGCTCGCGATGGCCGGCGAGGATCGCGACCGCGAGGCCGCCGGCAGCGACGAGGCGCCTCGCGAGCGCCGGCCCAGGTCGCCGGTCAGGCCGCTGCGGAACGTGGAACGCTTCCGCCCGCGGCCGGCCCGGATGGTCCGCTTCACGGTGCTCGCGACGAACACGGGGAGCGAGCCGTGCGTGGACGAGGTCGAGGTGATGAGCGCCGGGGAGTCGCCGCGGAACGTCGCCCTGGCGGCGGCCGGCGGCAGGGCATCGGCCTCGTCGGAGTACCCGGACGCGGCCATCCACAAGGTCCCGCACCTGAACGACGGCCTGGTCGGGAATGAGCACAGCTGGATCTCCCGCGAGCCCGGCCGGGGCTCGTTCACGATCGAATGGCCGCGGGCCGCGGTCGTCGATCGGGTGATCTGGTCGCGGGACCGCAACGGGGCGTACGCCGACCGCCTGGCGACCGCGTACCGCGTGGAGGTGGCCGAGTCCCCGGGCGCCTGGCAGGTCGTCGCCTCGTCGGCCGATCGCGCCCCGGCGGGCGACCCGGCGGCCGTCGCCGCGGCCGGGCAGGACGACGCGGGCCGGGCCCGCCGCGCCGAGCTGCTGGCGACGCAGGCGAGCCTGCGGGCGAGGCTCGCCGAGCTCGGCCCGACGGTCTCGGTCTACGCCGGCGCCTTCGCGGAGCCGGGCCCGACGCACCTGCTGCGCCGGGGCGACCCGATGCAGCCCGGCGCGGAGGTCCCGCCCTCGGGCCTCGCCGCGGTGCGGCCGTCGCTGACGATCCCGGCGGATGCCCCGGAGAAGGGGCGTCGTCTCGCGCTCGCCCGATGGATCGGCGACCCGGCCAACCCTCTCCCGGCGCGGGTGATGGTCAATCGGCTCTGGCTGCACCACTTCGGCCAGGGGATCGTGTCCACGCCCAGCGACTTTGGCTTCAACGGCGGGCCGCCCTCGCACCCGGAGCTGCTGGACTGGCTGGCCTCGCGGTACATCGACGGGGGCTGGCGGCTCAAGCCGATCCACCGCCTGATCGTCACCTCGGCGGCCTACCGCCGGTCGGGCCGGGCCGACGCGAAGGCGCTGGCCATCGACGCCGGCAACCGCCTGCTCTGGAGGATGCCGCCGCGGCGGCTGGAGGCGGAGCCGCTCCGCGACGCCATCCTCGCCTGCTCCGGCCGGCTCGATCCGGCGATGGGCGGGCCCGGGTACAACATCTGGGAGAAGAACACGAATTACGTGGCGGTGTACCGGCCGCGGGCGACGCTCGGCGCCGACGCCTTCCGCCGGATGATCTACCAGTTCAAGCCGAGGAGCCAGGAGGACCCGACATTCGGCGCGTTCGACTGCCCCGGCGCGGCGCTCGTGACCCCGAAGCGCAACTCCTCCACCACGGCCCTCCAGGCGCTCAACCTGCTCAACAGCGGGTTCGTCGCCGACCAGGCCGCGTCGTTCGCGGGGCGGCTCCGCCGCGAGGCCGGCGAGTCGCCCGGGGCGCAGGCCCGGCGGGGCTTCCTGCTGGCCCTCGGCCGCGAGCCGTCGGCCGGGGAGCTCCTCGCCGCCGAATCGCTCGTCCGGGACCACGGCGCGGCGGCGCTCTGCCGGGCCCTGTACAATGCGAACGAATTCGTGTTCGTGCCTTGA
- a CDS encoding S9 family peptidase yields the protein MNRTFRNGLAIGILLIACVGPVAVAQEPASTSTVPARPVETKPAATPSVPAMPVPESIRAEGVPPVPASLSAELRRYQNIRTAVFQGWDDTRPRAVYITTRFADVPQVHHVPSPGAARRQLTFSDERILGVRPQPGHDRFLYSTDEGGGENYQLFLQDRAGGEPRRISEPKTRNTGPSWSPSGELLAWSSNARNGRDMDLYLASPADPHFRRLLKEVSGDWTVTDWSPDETKVVAEESISINESYIYIIDIETGKTTPITPRRADPKAEPVAAGDAMWSKDGKSIYYLTDRDSEHRRLVRRDLVAGGESVVTAGIPWDVESYDLSDDGTLIAAVANEDGVDALHVLNAATSERLPGRAIAPGQISGLAFRKGSHELGFTLSSAQGAPDVYSLDLDHDHTERWTDSEAGGLDTLSFVEPTLIHYPSYDDRKIPAFVYRPPAGRFPGPRPVLIDIHGGPESQFRPGFLGRLNVLVNDLGLVLIMPNVRGSSGYGKTYVKLDNGMLREGPVKDIGELLDWIADQPDLDKSRVGVSGGSYGGFMSLAVQTRYNDRIKAGIDVVGISNFVTFLKNTQGYRRDLRRAEYGDERDPAMRAFLERVSPLSQAGRIRTPILVVQGQNDPRVPISEAEQVVAAVRKNGVPVWYVVGKNEGHGFARKANQDYLQAVEVLFLRRYLLGEKE from the coding sequence ATGAATCGCACCTTCCGCAACGGCCTGGCGATCGGCATCCTCCTCATCGCGTGCGTCGGGCCGGTCGCCGTCGCCCAGGAGCCGGCCTCGACATCGACCGTCCCGGCGCGGCCGGTCGAGACCAAGCCCGCCGCCACGCCCTCCGTCCCGGCCATGCCGGTCCCCGAGAGCATCCGGGCCGAGGGGGTTCCGCCGGTGCCCGCGAGCCTGTCCGCGGAGCTGCGCCGGTATCAGAACATCCGCACGGCGGTCTTCCAGGGGTGGGACGACACGAGGCCCCGCGCGGTCTACATCACGACGCGGTTCGCGGACGTCCCCCAGGTCCACCACGTCCCCTCCCCGGGCGCCGCGAGGCGGCAGCTCACCTTCAGCGACGAGCGGATCCTGGGCGTCCGCCCGCAGCCGGGGCACGACCGGTTCCTCTACTCGACCGACGAGGGGGGCGGCGAGAACTACCAGCTCTTCCTCCAGGACCGCGCCGGCGGCGAGCCCCGGCGGATCAGCGAGCCGAAGACGCGGAACACGGGGCCGTCGTGGTCCCCCTCCGGCGAGCTCCTCGCCTGGAGCAGCAACGCCCGGAACGGCCGGGACATGGACCTCTACCTCGCGTCCCCGGCCGACCCCCACTTCCGCCGCCTCCTCAAGGAGGTCTCCGGCGACTGGACCGTCACCGACTGGTCCCCCGACGAGACGAAGGTCGTCGCCGAGGAATCGATCTCCATCAACGAATCGTATATCTACATCATCGACATCGAGACCGGGAAGACCACCCCGATCACCCCGAGGCGCGCCGACCCGAAGGCCGAGCCCGTGGCCGCCGGGGACGCCATGTGGTCGAAGGACGGCAAGTCCATCTACTACCTGACCGACCGCGACTCGGAGCACCGCCGGCTGGTCCGGCGCGACCTGGTCGCCGGCGGCGAGTCGGTCGTCACGGCCGGCATCCCCTGGGACGTCGAGTCCTACGACCTGAGCGACGACGGCACGCTCATCGCGGCCGTCGCCAACGAGGACGGCGTGGACGCCCTCCACGTGCTGAACGCCGCGACCTCGGAGAGGCTCCCCGGCCGGGCGATCGCGCCGGGGCAGATCTCCGGGCTGGCCTTCCGCAAGGGGAGCCACGAGCTGGGCTTCACCCTCAGCTCGGCGCAGGGTGCGCCGGACGTCTACTCGCTGGACCTCGACCACGACCACACCGAGCGCTGGACCGACAGCGAGGCCGGCGGCCTGGACACCCTGTCGTTCGTCGAGCCGACCCTGATCCATTACCCGAGCTACGACGACCGGAAGATCCCGGCGTTCGTCTACCGCCCCCCGGCCGGCCGCTTCCCCGGGCCGAGGCCGGTGTTGATCGATATCCACGGAGGCCCCGAGTCGCAGTTCCGGCCGGGCTTCCTGGGCCGGCTCAACGTCCTGGTCAACGACCTCGGCCTGGTGCTCATCATGCCCAACGTCCGCGGGTCGTCGGGCTACGGCAAGACGTACGTGAAGCTGGACAACGGCATGCTCCGTGAGGGGCCCGTGAAGGACATCGGCGAGCTGCTGGACTGGATCGCCGACCAGCCGGACCTGGACAAGTCGAGGGTCGGCGTCAGCGGCGGATCGTACGGCGGCTTCATGTCCCTGGCCGTCCAGACGCGGTACAACGACCGCATCAAGGCGGGGATCGACGTCGTCGGCATCTCCAACTTCGTGACGTTCCTGAAGAACACCCAGGGGTACCGCCGCGACCTCCGGCGGGCGGAGTACGGCGACGAGCGCGACCCGGCCATGCGCGCGTTCCTGGAGCGGGTCTCGCCGCTCTCGCAGGCGGGCCGGATCCGCACGCCGATCCTGGTCGTCCAGGGGCAGAACGACCCGCGGGTGCCGATCTCCGAGGCCGAGCAGGTCGTCGCCGCGGTCCGGAAGAACGGCGTGCCGGTCTGGTACGTCGTGGGCAAGAACGAGGGCCACGGCTTCGCCCGCAAGGCGAACCAGGACTACCTCCAGGCCGTCGAGGTCCTGTTCCTCCGCAGGTACCTGCTGGGGGAGAAGGAGTGA